The following are encoded in a window of Podospora pseudoanserina strain CBS 124.78 chromosome 6, whole genome shotgun sequence genomic DNA:
- a CDS encoding hypothetical protein (EggNog:ENOG503P5EY), whose protein sequence is MLRTEQPRQRDFKRRTGAVGRTSDTMPMMWDRLKLPQKQDDEGLRLGLGYSNYNAPKSRGYSYSIKGGPPPPRPPREFLESHLETSTPRAAIQEPPPRNPARIKVRTSTYRPPSSVYSQDAQAPPPASNYTVTVATKYGYRYGGGGGGGAEEISPPSSPEPDSEGVKRFLPGDVSPIEEDDHAAALLQQHPAFRNNGAQNDHSRRQQTPTPETGRQSPRRAPNSRGGGATSIPMMRRERRKQSGTVMREPNSTNRDHPPRQEPPRWDRLTGEPTAADRARPSQGPPAECSQGLGITATAWASPQTSPTQAPPSFADRVRRIAKKAAAGREREPQHDTDPAAGAFTSNRPGWRGASGRTAIVEPVHDTPEVAPLRIPEKSSRRTLTPVQADKPRPGISLGGVPRRGQTPPISPPATETSTVRAGLRETSHNVVHTPSQLTPPTAYLHSENAQSYPSPPLSSTPLSGGDAPAMAARQLSRDAVPSMAALPSPEFNSPHESNVIRRKPPPLHTHHQHQDSVSSVYSQPPRGPLHTSPLTIPDIAPPATLTANNDTYVQPPSRFSITTYATSHTGTTRDDGDELVDEDQPPVPSLPVGLHHGGKIDPSSDNSPVTSPIDQFMTSPFTTHTEQLRMVNPAVARAQAIERPSSRASDINKSLPPAPPEGEAQDRVGLLNAQLRALANRRININRSITQMTEMMPTDKLMNSEEVIRKREIEKKKVEALKQELSEVQREEYELGLKLHRAYKRLDRDNEFEPTGLWVRRVTN, encoded by the exons ATGCTACGGACAGAGCAGCCCAGGCAGAGGGATTTCAAGAGGAGAACTGGGGCTGTGGGAAGGACATCAGATACTATGCCTATGATGTGGGACAGGTTGAAGCTCCCTCAAAAGCAGGACGACGAGGGGTTGAGATTAGGTCTGGGATACAGTAACTATAATGCGCCAAAAAGCCGAGGGTACAGCTACTCGATCAAGGGAGGtccgcctcccccacggCCGCCTCGAGAATTTTTGGAGTCTCACCT TGAGACATCTACTCCCCGCGCAGCAATACAAGAGCCACCTCCCCGCAACCCAGCTCGAATCAAGGTCCGCACCTCCACCTACCGACCACCGTCGTCTGTGTATTCTCAAGACGCACaggcaccaccgcccgcctCGAACTACACAGTAACCGTGGCTACCAAGTACGGCTACCGctacggcggcggcggcggcggcggggcggaggagatcTCCCCGCCAAGTTCTCCGGAGCCCGACTCTGAGGGCGTGAAGCGCTTCTTGCCCGGCGATGTCTCCCCAATAGAGGAGGACGATCACGCAGCAgctcttctccagcagcacccgGCTTTCCGCAACAACGGTGCTCAGAATGACCACTCGAGACGGCAGCAGACGCCCACCCCCGAGACAGGCAGGCAGTCGCCTCGCCGGGCTCCCAACAgccgtggcggtggtgctaCCAGCATTCCCATGATGCGTAGGGAACGGAGGAAGCAGTCAGGTACCGTCATGCGCGAGCCAAACTCTACTAATCGGGACCACCCACCACGTCAAGAACCACCCCGCTGGGATCGGCTGACAGGTGAACCGACGGCGGCTGACCGTGCTCGGCCGTCTCAAGGGCCTCCTGCCGAATGTTCTCAAGGTCTGGGAATTACAGCAACTGCCTGGGCATCCCCGCAGACCAGTCCTACACAAGCGCCTCCATCTTTCGCTGACAGAGTGCGGAGGAttgccaagaaggctgctgctggccggGAGAGAGAGCCTCAGCATGACACAGATCCCGCTGCGGGCGCCTTCACATCAAACCGCCCTGGTTGGCGAGGTGCGAGCGGCCGAACTGCCATCGTTGAGCCCGTCCACGACACTCCTGAAGTTGCACCCCTGAGGATCCCCGAGaagagcagcaggagaacTCTTACACCAGTACAAGCAGACAAACCAAGGCCTGGCATCTCACTAGGGGGTGTGCCACGGCGAGGACAAACCCCACCCATCAGCCCTCCCGCAACTGAAACGTCCACGGTCAGGGCCGGCCTGCGGGAGACGTCGCACAATGTCGTGCACACTCCGTCCCAGCTGACTCCCCCGACGGCCTATCTCCATTCAGAGAATGCGCAGAGCTACCCGAGCCCGCCGCTTTCGAGCACTCCGCTCAGCGGGGGGGATGCACCAGCCATGGCTGCCAGACAGCTCTCCAGGGATGCCGTCCCCAGCATGGCCGCACTCCCCAGCCCCGAGTTTAACAGCCCGCACGAGTCCAACGTGATTCGCAGAAAGCCACCTCCGTTACAtactcaccatcaacaccaagactcGGTCTCCTCTGTCTACTCGCAACCACCTCGAGGACCACTGCACACTTCCCCGCTCACTATTCCTGATATTGCCCCGCCGGCTACCCTAACCGCCAACAACGACACCTACGTCCAGCCTCCCTCTCGCTTCAGCATAACCACATACGCCACCAGCCACACGGGTACAACCCGGGATGACGGCGACGAGCTAGTTGACGAGGACCAGCCACCTGTCCCCTCACTTCCAGTCGGCCTCCACCACGGCGGCAAGATCGACCCGTCCTCTGACAACAGCCCGGTGACGTCTCCGATCGACCAGTTCATGACGTCGCCTTTTACCACCCATACGGAGCAGTTGAGGATGGTAAACCCAGCTGTTGCCCGTGCGCAGGCCATTGAACGCCCCAGTTCTCGTGCTTCAGACATCAACAAGTCTCtgcctccagcaccacccgaGGGTGAAGCCCAGGATCGTGTCGGGTTGCTGAATGCCCAGTTGAGAGCGTTGGCAAACAGGCgaatcaacatcaacaggtCCATTACCCAGATGACGGAGATGATGCCGACGGACAAGCTGATGAACAGCGAGGAGGTGATTAGAAAGAGGGAAatcgaaaagaagaaggtaGAGGCGCTGAAGCAGGAGTTGTCTGAGgtgcagagggaggagtatGAACTGGGCTTGAAGCTGCACCGGGCTTACAAGAGGCTGGATAGGGATAACGAGTTTGAGCCGACGGGGTTGTGGGTGAGGAGAGTTACGAACTAG